From Endozoicomonas sp. 8E, the proteins below share one genomic window:
- the pgtP gene encoding phosphoglycerate transporter protein PgtP: MLGFLSPPAHQERIASTEVDETYKKLRIQVLLGIIVGYAAYYLIRKNFSLAMPDLIEQGFTKSELGLALSAVSFAYGFSKFLMGNLSDRSDARKFMSIGLILSALTMIFMGTVPFATTTVTSMFALLFLNGWFQGMGYPAGSRVMTHWFSVKERGVKWAYWNTSHNLGAGLVGPMAIFAVYLFGDWQSQLWFHGVVALVLAGITWTLLRDTPQSCGLPSIEAWTGDKLKSYDEHHHEQEMSAKDIFFKYVFNNKLLWYLSLANVFVYLVRYGVLDWAPTYLKEVKGFSMAQSGLAYFLYEFAGIPGILLCGWASDRFFRGCRAPVSMWMMALVCVAIVIYWQNPAGHPMIDNLCLIFVGFLIYGPVVLVGLQAADSAPKKATGTATGLTGLFGYLGGALFANLAMGVIVDAMGWSGGFMLILAACAMAILFLAMTLKQEKEDKAELFSQYK, from the coding sequence ATGCTGGGCTTTCTCAGTCCTCCTGCTCATCAAGAGCGGATTGCGTCCACAGAAGTTGATGAAACTTATAAAAAACTTCGTATACAGGTTTTGTTAGGCATCATTGTTGGCTATGCCGCTTATTACCTGATTCGTAAAAATTTCTCTCTGGCCATGCCCGACCTGATTGAGCAGGGCTTTACCAAGTCCGAACTGGGTCTGGCTCTCTCAGCGGTCTCTTTTGCCTACGGTTTCAGCAAGTTTCTTATGGGCAACCTCTCTGATCGCAGTGACGCCCGGAAATTCATGAGTATTGGCCTGATTCTCTCGGCCCTGACCATGATATTCATGGGAACCGTTCCTTTTGCCACCACCACAGTCACTTCCATGTTTGCCCTACTGTTTCTCAATGGCTGGTTTCAGGGGATGGGCTATCCGGCTGGCAGCAGAGTCATGACACACTGGTTCTCTGTAAAAGAAAGGGGAGTTAAATGGGCTTACTGGAACACTTCTCATAACCTGGGAGCCGGTCTGGTGGGTCCTATGGCTATTTTTGCGGTCTATCTGTTTGGTGACTGGCAATCACAGCTCTGGTTCCATGGAGTCGTAGCGCTCGTCCTGGCCGGTATCACCTGGACGTTATTAAGAGATACTCCCCAGTCCTGTGGCCTGCCCAGTATCGAAGCCTGGACTGGCGACAAGCTTAAATCCTATGACGAGCACCACCATGAGCAGGAGATGTCGGCCAAAGATATCTTTTTCAAATATGTATTCAACAACAAATTGCTCTGGTATCTCTCGCTGGCTAATGTCTTCGTTTATCTGGTTCGTTACGGAGTACTGGATTGGGCGCCAACCTACCTGAAAGAAGTGAAAGGTTTCTCAATGGCTCAAAGTGGCCTGGCCTATTTTCTCTATGAGTTTGCCGGCATTCCCGGCATCCTGCTCTGTGGCTGGGCCAGTGACCGCTTCTTCCGAGGCTGTCGCGCTCCTGTCAGTATGTGGATGATGGCACTGGTCTGTGTTGCTATTGTCATATACTGGCAGAACCCGGCCGGACACCCGATGATTGATAACCTCTGCCTGATATTTGTGGGCTTCCTGATCTATGGACCCGTGGTGCTGGTAGGTCTCCAGGCCGCTGATTCAGCCCCCAAGAAGGCAACCGGAACCGCCACTGGCCTGACCGGCCTGTTTGGTTATCTCGGTGGCGCTCTGTTTGCCAACCTGGCTATGGGGGTCATTGTTGATGCGATGGGCTGGAGTGGTGGCTT
- a CDS encoding GIY-YIG nuclease family protein, with amino-acid sequence MNWFVYIILASNNSLYTGITTNVERRWKEHAGEKKGGARFFNGKKPAALMYVEAGHNRSTASRREAAIKKMTRTQKEALLKEKQNIASNYAEVLSVETRL; translated from the coding sequence ATGAACTGGTTCGTTTATATCATTCTGGCAAGCAACAACAGTCTGTATACCGGCATTACTACCAATGTTGAGCGGCGCTGGAAAGAACACGCAGGCGAAAAGAAAGGCGGCGCCCGATTTTTTAACGGTAAAAAACCTGCTGCCCTGATGTATGTGGAAGCAGGTCATAACCGTTCAACCGCAAGCAGACGGGAGGCCGCTATTAAAAAAATGACTCGAACTCAGAAGGAGGCTCTGCTGAAAGAAAAGCAAAACATCGCTTCCAACTATGCTGAAGTCCTTTCGGTCGAAACCAGGCTTTGA